A genome region from Paracoccus stylophorae includes the following:
- a CDS encoding DUF2794 domain-containing protein, giving the protein MTNTFPPLRADPDRVVFDRQELGVILSVYGRFVAAGEWRDYAMSFLRDVAVFSVFRRATEHPLYRIEKRPRLRDAQGVYAVIAMDGRVLKRGHDLRQVLKVLERKLIRAID; this is encoded by the coding sequence ATGACGAACACCTTCCCGCCCCTCCGCGCCGATCCCGACAGGGTCGTGTTCGACCGGCAAGAGCTGGGGGTGATCCTGTCCGTCTATGGCCGTTTCGTCGCCGCCGGGGAATGGCGCGACTATGCGATGTCGTTCCTGCGCGACGTGGCCGTGTTCAGCGTGTTCCGGCGCGCGACCGAACACCCGCTGTACCGGATCGAGAAACGCCCCCGCCTGCGCGACGCGCAAGGGGTCTATGCGGTGATCGCCATGGATGGCCGCGTCCTCAAGCGCGGCCACGATCTGCGACAGGTGCTGAAGGTTCTGGAACGCAAGCTGATCCGCGCCATCGACTGA
- a CDS encoding L-threonylcarbamoyladenylate synthase codes for MQTERLTADRPGLTRAAALLAAGECVAIPTETVYGLAADARDGRAVARIYAAKDRPAFNPLIVHVADLDAARRIAAFDDAALMLASAFWPGALTLVLPLRPEAGIAPLVGAGLPTIGLRVPAHAAAQALLRRFGGPLAAPSANASGRISPTCADHVLDPDGGLAGRIAAVLDAGPCPVGVESTIIGWPGGRATLLRPGGIPAEAIEAALDAPLARLATDAETPTAPGQLSSHYAPNAPLRLNAAAPRPDETFIAFGTPGPLSLSPSGDLVQAAANLFDTLRRADRQGRPIAVAPIPDRGLGRAINDRLRRAAAPRD; via the coding sequence ATGCAGACCGAACGACTGACCGCCGACCGCCCCGGCCTGACCCGCGCCGCCGCATTGCTGGCGGCGGGCGAATGCGTGGCGATCCCGACCGAAACCGTCTACGGGCTGGCGGCGGATGCGCGCGACGGGCGGGCGGTCGCGCGGATCTATGCCGCCAAGGACCGCCCGGCCTTCAACCCGCTGATCGTGCATGTCGCCGACCTTGACGCCGCCCGCCGGATCGCCGCCTTCGATGACGCGGCGCTGATGCTGGCCAGCGCGTTCTGGCCCGGTGCGCTGACGCTGGTGCTGCCGCTGCGGCCCGAGGCCGGGATCGCGCCGCTGGTCGGCGCGGGACTGCCCACCATCGGCCTGCGCGTCCCCGCCCACGCTGCGGCGCAGGCGCTGCTGCGCCGCTTCGGCGGGCCGCTGGCCGCACCCTCGGCCAATGCCTCGGGCCGCATCAGCCCGACCTGCGCCGATCACGTGCTGGACCCGGATGGCGGGCTTGCGGGACGGATCGCGGCGGTGCTGGACGCCGGCCCCTGCCCGGTCGGCGTCGAATCGACCATCATCGGCTGGCCCGGCGGACGCGCCACGCTCTTGCGCCCCGGCGGCATCCCGGCCGAGGCGATCGAGGCCGCGCTGGACGCCCCCCTGGCCCGCCTTGCCACCGACGCCGAAACCCCGACCGCACCCGGCCAGTTGTCCAGCCACTACGCCCCGAACGCGCCGCTGCGCCTGAACGCCGCCGCACCGCGCCCCGACGAAACCTTCATCGCCTTCGGCACACCCGGCCCGCTCAGCCTGTCGCCCAGCGGCGATCTGGTGCAGGCCGCGGCCAACCTGTTCGACACGCTGCGCCGCGCCGACCGGCAGGGCCGCCCCATCGCCGTCGCCCCGATCCCCGATCGCGGCCTCGGACGCGCCATCAACGACCGCCTGCGCCGCGCCGCCGCCCCCCGCGACTGA
- the hrpB gene encoding ATP-dependent helicase HrpB produces MTDRLPIDDALPALREALAAHGRAVLVAPPGAGKTTRVPLALLDLVPGRMLMLEPRRLAARAAAERLAAGLDEAVGGRVGFRIRGESVAGSRIEVVTEGILTRMIQSDPSLARIGCVIFDEFHERSLNADLGLALVWEARGALREDLAILVMSATLEAEPVATLLDDAPVIRSEGRVFPVETRWLDRPLPAGARLVPEAARLIVQAEAETRDTGGTILAFLPGEGEIRRVMALLRDTGCEVLPLYGALDAGAQRAALSVPGVQRRIVLATAIAETSLTIPAVRVVVDAGRARRARFDPGSGMSRLVTERVSRAEADQRRGRAGRVAPGVCYRMWARAEEGALPAFAPPEIVAADLAGLALELAAWGAAPDNLAFLTPPPDAALAEARALLVQLGALDTAGRITGHGRALVRLPLHPRLAHMLTLAGAPAADLAALLSARDPLRGAPADLSLRLAAIRDPQGFAARHPYQADRAGLFRLRDDARRLRRLATGDGSAEGPAGHGAMAALAYPDRIGLRRRGDAPRFVLSGGKGAVLDAGDPLAGQRLIVAVDLDGDGREARVRMAAALDEQTLRDLYGARIHEVAICEWSRREGRVLTRLQERLGALVLSDRNWAGASEEAVARAAFEGLRQDGLPWTRAAARLRARIALVEGLGPVDEASLLEDGQWLLPWLGQARTLADLRALDLVEPLKARIGWEGQQRLAAEVPAHFVTPLGRRVAIDYSHETPSIELKLQEVFGVTQHPKVAGRPLRISLLSPGGKPVQVTTDLPGFWANSYAEVRKEMRGRYPRHPWPEDPTQAAPTTRAKPRGT; encoded by the coding sequence ATGACCGACCGCTTGCCCATCGACGATGCCCTGCCCGCGCTGCGCGAGGCGCTGGCCGCGCATGGCCGGGCGGTTCTGGTCGCCCCGCCGGGGGCGGGCAAGACGACGCGGGTGCCGCTGGCCCTGCTGGACCTGGTGCCGGGCCGGATGCTGATGCTGGAGCCGCGCCGGCTGGCCGCGCGGGCCGCAGCCGAACGTCTGGCCGCCGGTCTGGACGAGGCGGTGGGCGGGCGCGTCGGCTTTCGCATCCGGGGCGAATCCGTGGCCGGCAGCCGGATCGAGGTCGTGACCGAGGGCATCCTGACCCGGATGATCCAGTCCGATCCGTCGCTGGCGCGCATCGGCTGCGTGATCTTTGACGAGTTTCACGAACGCAGCCTGAACGCCGATCTGGGACTTGCCCTGGTGTGGGAGGCGCGCGGCGCGCTGCGCGAGGATCTGGCGATCCTGGTGATGTCGGCCACGCTGGAGGCCGAACCCGTGGCCACGCTGCTGGACGACGCGCCGGTGATCCGGTCCGAGGGGCGGGTATTCCCGGTCGAGACACGCTGGCTGGACCGGCCCTTGCCCGCCGGCGCGCGGCTGGTGCCCGAGGCCGCGCGGCTGATCGTGCAGGCCGAGGCCGAGACCCGCGACACCGGCGGCACGATCCTGGCCTTCCTGCCCGGCGAGGGCGAGATACGGCGGGTCATGGCGCTTTTGCGCGACACGGGTTGCGAGGTGCTGCCGCTGTATGGCGCGCTGGACGCCGGGGCGCAGCGGGCGGCGCTGTCCGTGCCCGGCGTGCAGCGGCGCATCGTGCTGGCCACGGCGATTGCCGAAACCTCGCTGACGATTCCGGCGGTGCGGGTGGTCGTCGATGCGGGACGGGCGCGGCGGGCGCGGTTCGATCCGGGCAGCGGCATGTCGCGGCTGGTCACTGAACGGGTCAGCCGGGCCGAGGCCGATCAGCGGCGGGGCCGTGCGGGCCGGGTCGCGCCGGGGGTCTGTTACCGCATGTGGGCGCGCGCCGAAGAGGGCGCGTTGCCCGCCTTTGCCCCGCCCGAGATCGTGGCCGCCGATCTGGCGGGGCTGGCGCTGGAACTGGCGGCATGGGGTGCCGCGCCGGACAATCTGGCGTTCCTGACGCCACCGCCCGACGCGGCGCTGGCCGAGGCGCGGGCGCTGCTGGTCCAGCTTGGCGCGCTGGATACGGCGGGGCGGATCACCGGTCACGGACGCGCGCTGGTGCGGCTGCCGCTGCATCCGCGGCTGGCGCATATGCTGACGCTGGCGGGGGCGCCGGCGGCCGATCTGGCGGCGCTGCTGTCGGCGCGCGATCCGCTGCGGGGGGCGCCGGCCGATCTGTCGCTGCGGCTGGCCGCGATCCGCGATCCGCAGGGCTTTGCCGCCCGGCATCCCTATCAGGCTGATCGCGCAGGGCTTTTCCGGCTGCGGGACGATGCGCGGCGGCTGCGCCGGTTGGCGACGGGCGACGGTTCGGCGGAGGGTCCCGCCGGGCATGGCGCGATGGCGGCGCTGGCCTATCCTGACCGGATCGGGTTGCGGCGCAGGGGCGATGCGCCGCGATTCGTGCTGTCGGGCGGCAAGGGTGCGGTGCTGGATGCGGGCGATCCGCTGGCCGGGCAGCGATTGATCGTCGCGGTCGATCTGGACGGCGACGGGCGCGAGGCGCGGGTGCGGATGGCCGCCGCGCTGGACGAGCAGACCCTGCGCGATCTGTATGGCGCGCGCATCCACGAGGTCGCGATCTGCGAATGGTCGCGGCGCGAGGGGCGGGTGCTGACCCGCCTGCAAGAGCGGCTGGGGGCGCTGGTTCTGTCGGACCGGAACTGGGCCGGGGCGAGCGAGGAGGCGGTGGCGCGGGCGGCGTTCGAGGGGTTGCGGCAGGACGGGTTGCCGTGGACTCGCGCGGCGGCGCGGCTGCGGGCGCGGATCGCGCTGGTCGAGGGGCTGGGGCCGGTCGATGAGGCCAGCCTGCTGGAGGATGGCCAATGGCTGCTGCCGTGGCTGGGGCAGGCGCGGACGCTGGCCGATCTGCGGGCGCTGGACCTGGTCGAGCCGCTGAAGGCGCGGATCGGCTGGGAGGGGCAGCAGCGCCTGGCGGCCGAGGTGCCGGCGCATTTCGTGACCCCCCTGGGGCGCAGGGTGGCCATCGACTATAGCCACGAGACGCCGTCCATCGAGCTGAAATTGCAGGAGGTTTTCGGCGTCACGCAGCATCCGAAAGTGGCCGGGCGGCCGCTGCGGATCAGCCTGTTGTCGCCGGGGGGAAAGCCGGTGCAGGTGACGACCGATCTGCCGGGGTTCTGGGCCAATTCCTATGCCGAGGTCCGAAAGGAGATGCGCGGCCGTTACCCCCGCCATCCATGGCCCGAAGACCCGACGCAGGCCGCGCCGACCACGCGCGCCAAACCGCGCGGGACGTGA
- a CDS encoding YcjF family protein: MTDDPNRRRGPVLIELDSAEKPAQDPGPRHQPRHESRQDGPSPADAPPIDEAPRALPRPRTMEMVSRLVGRRPSRLTRLFINSGVALFTFLLSIAALDFIDSLLRSYPVLGWIGIALFALFTLAALGMAWREYRAWARFAMIDAIQRQAGAALADDSMDEARHVTDQLLSLYRNRPEMEWHRARLSETRGDAVDAATLLAMAETELLAGLDQQARREIEAASRTVAAATALIPLALADVAAALAANLRMIRRMAEIYGGRAGAVGGWRLARTVMAHLVATGAVAAGDDLIQTVAGGGVMAKLSRRFGEGVVNGALTARVGIAAMEVCRPLPFISQPRPKVGNLLTRGLKGLFGGDDEAR, encoded by the coding sequence GTGACAGACGATCCGAACCGCAGGCGCGGCCCCGTGCTGATCGAGCTGGATTCGGCCGAGAAACCCGCGCAAGACCCCGGCCCGCGCCACCAGCCGCGCCACGAATCGCGCCAGGACGGCCCCAGCCCCGCCGACGCCCCGCCCATCGACGAGGCGCCGCGCGCCCTGCCGCGCCCGCGCACGATGGAGATGGTCAGCCGTCTGGTCGGCCGCCGGCCCTCGCGGCTGACGCGGCTGTTCATCAATTCGGGCGTGGCGCTGTTCACCTTTCTGCTGTCGATCGCGGCGCTGGATTTCATCGATTCGCTGCTGCGCAGCTATCCGGTGCTGGGCTGGATCGGCATCGCGCTGTTTGCGCTGTTCACGCTGGCCGCGCTTGGCATGGCGTGGCGCGAATACCGGGCCTGGGCGCGATTTGCCATGATCGACGCGATCCAGCGACAGGCCGGCGCCGCGCTGGCCGATGACAGCATGGATGAGGCGCGCCACGTCACCGACCAGCTTCTGTCGCTGTATCGCAACCGGCCCGAGATGGAGTGGCACCGCGCCCGCCTGTCCGAGACGCGCGGCGACGCGGTGGACGCCGCCACGCTGCTGGCGATGGCGGAAACCGAATTGCTGGCCGGTCTGGACCAGCAGGCACGGCGCGAGATCGAGGCCGCATCGCGCACCGTGGCCGCGGCGACGGCGCTGATTCCGCTGGCGCTGGCCGATGTCGCGGCGGCGCTGGCGGCCAATCTGCGGATGATCCGGCGGATGGCGGAAATCTATGGCGGCCGGGCCGGCGCGGTCGGCGGCTGGCGGCTGGCGCGCACCGTCATGGCGCATCTGGTCGCCACCGGCGCGGTCGCGGCGGGCGACGATCTGATCCAGACGGTCGCGGGCGGCGGCGTCATGGCCAAGCTGTCGCGCCGCTTCGGCGAGGGGGTGGTGAACGGCGCCCTGACCGCCCGCGTCGGCATCGCCGCGATGGAAGTCTGCCGCCCGCTCCCCTTCATCTCGCAACCCCGGCCCAAGGTCGGAAACCTGCTGACGCGCGGGCTGAAGGGGCTGTTCGGGGGGGACGACGAAGCGCGCTGA
- a CDS encoding Glu/Leu/Phe/Val family dehydrogenase — MSRQEQSFRGSVERMFTHAASLMDLPPGLEEKIRVCNSTYTVRFGVRLRGQIHTFTGYRSVHSEHMEPVKGGIRYSLDVNQDEVEALAALMTYKCALVEVPFGGSKGGLRIDPRAWNEDELERVTRRFTYELSRRNLISPSQNVPAPDMGTGEREMAWMADAYKRLHPDDINAKACVTGKPRTAGGIDGRVEATGRGVQYALREVFRHPDVLKRAGLEGTLAGKRVIVQGLGNVGYHAAHFLSSEDQALISCVIERDGAITNPQGINVDALRGHIISTGGVRGFSGGDYHEEGMAKLEEPCDILIPAAVESVIHAGNADRIACKLIVEAANGPVTADADEILRNRGVVIVPDMYANAGGVTVSYFEWVKNLSQISLGRMERRHEEARARMLIEELERISADTGTNFELAKGFKEAFLHGADELDLVRSGLDDTMREAFGKMREVWMANSRVEDLRTAAYVVAIRRVSNVYGSLGL; from the coding sequence ATGTCCAGACAAGAACAGTCATTCCGGGGCTCGGTCGAGCGGATGTTCACCCATGCGGCGAGCCTGATGGATCTGCCGCCGGGGCTGGAGGAAAAGATCCGGGTCTGCAATTCGACCTATACCGTGCGGTTCGGCGTGCGTCTGCGCGGGCAGATCCATACCTTCACCGGCTATCGCTCGGTCCATTCGGAGCACATGGAGCCGGTCAAGGGCGGCATCCGGTATTCGCTGGACGTCAACCAGGACGAGGTCGAGGCGCTGGCGGCGCTGATGACCTATAAATGCGCGCTGGTCGAGGTGCCGTTCGGCGGCTCCAAGGGCGGGCTGCGCATCGACCCGCGCGCCTGGAACGAGGACGAGCTGGAACGGGTGACGCGGCGCTTTACCTATGAATTGTCGCGCCGCAACCTGATCTCGCCCAGCCAGAACGTGCCGGCGCCCGACATGGGCACGGGCGAGCGCGAGATGGCGTGGATGGCCGACGCCTATAAGCGGCTGCATCCCGACGACATCAATGCCAAGGCCTGCGTGACCGGCAAGCCGCGCACCGCCGGCGGGATCGACGGCCGGGTCGAGGCGACCGGGCGCGGCGTGCAATACGCGCTGCGCGAGGTGTTCCGCCATCCCGACGTGCTGAAAAGGGCCGGGCTGGAGGGCACGCTGGCCGGCAAGCGGGTGATCGTGCAGGGGCTGGGCAATGTCGGCTATCACGCGGCGCATTTCCTGTCGTCCGAGGATCAGGCGCTGATCTCCTGCGTGATCGAACGCGACGGCGCGATCACCAACCCGCAGGGCATCAATGTCGATGCGCTGCGCGGGCACATCATCTCGACCGGCGGGGTGCGCGGGTTCTCGGGCGGCGATTATCACGAGGAGGGGATGGCGAAGCTGGAAGAGCCGTGCGACATCCTGATCCCGGCCGCGGTGGAAAGCGTGATCCATGCCGGCAACGCCGACCGGATCGCGTGCAAGCTGATCGTCGAGGCGGCGAACGGCCCGGTGACGGCGGACGCCGACGAGATCCTGCGCAATCGCGGCGTGGTGATCGTGCCCGACATGTATGCCAATGCCGGCGGCGTCACCGTGTCCTATTTCGAATGGGTGAAGAACCTGTCGCAGATCAGCCTGGGCCGGATGGAGCGTCGCCACGAGGAGGCGCGGGCGCGGATGCTGATCGAGGAGCTTGAGCGGATCTCGGCCGATACGGGCACGAATTTCGAGCTGGCAAAGGGTTTCAAGGAGGCGTTCCTGCACGGCGCGGACGAGCTGGACCTGGTGCGGTCGGGTCTGGACGACACGATGCGCGAGGCGTTCGGCAAGATGCGCGAAGTGTGGATGGCCAACAGCCGGGTCGAGGATCTGCGCACCGCGGCCTATGTGGTGGCGATCCGGCGCGTGTCGAACGTCTATGGCTCGCTGGGCCTGTAG
- a CDS encoding TetR/AcrR family transcriptional regulator, with translation MTPTPTGRTGRKWDQALRGARDIFFRDGYSGASVDDIARAAGVSKATLYTYFPEKSTMYHEVVRNELDRLAQTAPIDIDPGLSARQALPLIGRQIACWLSQPPVASLHRITLAEALRFPELVASWREIRDRLLHDPVRRHLERWSAQGELDIPDAALAAEQLIALSATVVQDGAIFGMAARTRTTGTRAPGPDDPAIARIGDSAARLFLIAHRPRNGDCSLSTASA, from the coding sequence ATGACACCCACACCCACCGGGCGGACCGGCCGCAAATGGGACCAGGCATTGCGCGGCGCCAGGGACATCTTTTTCCGCGACGGATATTCCGGGGCCAGCGTCGATGACATCGCCCGCGCAGCCGGCGTGTCCAAGGCGACACTTTATACCTATTTCCCCGAAAAATCAACGATGTATCATGAGGTTGTCCGAAACGAACTGGACAGGCTGGCGCAGACCGCGCCCATCGACATCGACCCCGGCCTGTCCGCGCGCCAGGCCCTGCCGCTGATCGGCCGGCAGATCGCCTGCTGGCTCAGCCAGCCCCCGGTCGCGTCCCTGCACCGCATCACCCTGGCCGAGGCGCTGCGCTTTCCCGAACTGGTCGCGTCCTGGCGCGAGATTCGCGACCGGCTGCTGCACGATCCGGTCCGGCGGCATCTTGAACGCTGGTCGGCGCAGGGCGAACTCGACATCCCCGACGCCGCGCTGGCCGCCGAACAGCTGATCGCACTGTCCGCGACGGTGGTGCAGGACGGCGCGATCTTCGGCATGGCGGCCCGCACCCGCACTACCGGCACCCGCGCGCCTGGCCCCGACGATCCCGCCATCGCCCGGATCGGCGACAGCGCGGCGCGGCTGTTCCTGATCGCGCATCGCCCCCGTAACGGCGATTGCAGCCTGTCCACCGCCTCCGCCTGA
- a CDS encoding acyl-CoA dehydrogenase, giving the protein MSYVAPVEQIQFILNHVVPFPEVAASDRFAEATPETASAILTEAGKLAGNVLAPLNRSGDETPARLENGKVRSSPGFAQGFRAIAEGGWIGLSADPEHGGMGLPQALNMAVADMMSGACLSLQLNPLLTQGQIEALEHHASDEMKALYLPRLTSGEWSGTMNLTEPGAGSDVGALTTRAERNDDGSYAITGQKIYITWGDSDVTENVCHAVLARLPDGAKGTRGISLFLVPKFIPDGDGRPGVANSLKVVSLEEKMGIHGSPTCVMSYEGATGWLIGREHGGMAAMFTMMNCARLGVGMQGVGVAEAALQQAVAYAQERDQMGPIIRHPDVRRMLATARAEIFAARAIGLACAAAIDLERATGQAHHAARAAFLTPIAKAYGTDVGCRVADTGVQVHGGMGYVEETGAAQYLRDVRITPIYEGTNGIQAMDLVGRKLADGGEAAMRLLDEVLDDAKAAQADHPDLANEVWQAAETLREATQDLLERDLPQRFAGAVPYLMAFARVLGAHFHLRAAQKGGGSHLALARVFVGRVLPRYAADLAEARAGLDDLVAVSDDALFGRIGA; this is encoded by the coding sequence ATGAGTTATGTGGCGCCGGTCGAACAGATCCAGTTCATCCTGAACCATGTCGTGCCGTTCCCCGAGGTTGCCGCCAGCGACCGGTTCGCCGAGGCGACGCCCGAGACCGCGTCGGCGATCCTGACCGAGGCGGGCAAGCTGGCCGGCAACGTGCTGGCGCCGCTGAACCGCAGCGGCGACGAGACGCCGGCGCGGCTGGAAAACGGCAAGGTGCGATCCTCGCCCGGCTTTGCCCAGGGGTTCCGCGCCATCGCCGAGGGCGGCTGGATCGGGCTGTCGGCCGATCCCGAACATGGCGGGATGGGCCTGCCGCAGGCGCTGAACATGGCGGTGGCGGACATGATGTCGGGGGCGTGCCTGTCGCTGCAACTGAACCCGCTGCTGACACAGGGCCAGATCGAGGCGCTGGAACATCATGCAAGCGACGAGATGAAGGCGCTGTATCTGCCCCGGCTGACCAGCGGCGAATGGTCGGGCACGATGAACCTGACCGAACCGGGCGCGGGCAGCGACGTCGGCGCGCTGACCACCCGCGCCGAGCGCAACGACGACGGCAGCTATGCCATCACCGGGCAGAAGATCTATATCACCTGGGGCGACAGCGACGTGACCGAGAATGTCTGCCACGCGGTGCTGGCGCGGCTGCCCGACGGGGCAAAGGGCACGCGCGGGATCAGCCTGTTCCTGGTGCCGAAATTCATCCCCGACGGGGACGGCAGACCCGGCGTGGCCAACAGCCTGAAGGTGGTCAGCCTTGAGGAAAAGATGGGCATCCACGGCAGCCCGACCTGCGTCATGAGCTATGAGGGCGCAACCGGCTGGCTGATCGGGCGCGAACATGGCGGCATGGCCGCGATGTTCACGATGATGAACTGCGCGCGTCTGGGGGTCGGCATGCAGGGCGTCGGCGTGGCCGAGGCGGCGTTGCAGCAGGCGGTCGCCTATGCGCAGGAGCGCGACCAGATGGGGCCGATCATCCGCCATCCGGATGTGCGCCGGATGCTGGCCACCGCGCGGGCCGAGATCTTTGCCGCCCGCGCCATCGGGCTGGCCTGCGCCGCCGCCATCGACCTGGAGCGCGCGACCGGGCAAGCCCATCACGCTGCCCGCGCCGCGTTCCTGACGCCCATCGCCAAGGCCTATGGCACCGATGTCGGCTGCCGCGTCGCCGATACCGGCGTGCAGGTGCATGGCGGGATGGGTTATGTCGAGGAGACGGGCGCGGCCCAGTATCTGCGCGATGTCCGCATCACCCCGATCTATGAGGGGACGAACGGGATTCAGGCGATGGATCTGGTCGGGCGCAAGCTGGCCGATGGCGGCGAGGCGGCGATGCGGCTGCTGGACGAGGTTCTGGACGACGCCAAGGCCGCGCAGGCCGATCATCCCGACCTGGCCAACGAGGTCTGGCAGGCCGCCGAGACGCTGCGCGAGGCGACGCAGGACCTGCTGGAGCGCGATCTGCCGCAGCGTTTCGCGGGGGCGGTGCCCTATCTGATGGCGTTCGCGCGGGTTCTTGGCGCGCATTTCCATCTGCGCGCGGCGCAGAAAGGCGGCGGGTCGCATCTGGCGCTGGCGCGGGTGTTCGTGGGCCGGGTTCTGCCGCGATATGCCGCCGATCTGGCCGAGGCGCGGGCCGGGCTGGACGATCTGGTGGCGGTCAGCGACGACGCGCTGTTCGGGCGGATCGGCGCGTGA
- a CDS encoding YcjX family protein yields the protein MGIGKRVIAGLGLGDPVIRLGVTGLSRAGKTVFITSLVANLMDRGRMHALRAAADGSLKAAWLQPQPDDTVPRFDFERHLAALTGPDPHWPDSTRHVSQLRLSLRIEGRGLFSGLTGPRTIHLDIVDYPGEWLLDLRLMERDFGAWSDEVLTRIEGRPGADAYTAALRGLDASRFDEPVAQRLAETYTAHLQAAREAGFSDCTPGRFLIPGEMAGSPALTFAPLPADLRDGRLAREFRRRFDAYKSRVVKPFFRDHFARIDRQVVLVDVLGAIHQGPRAVEDMRRAMADILTAFRPGRAGWLAQILGTRRVERILFAATKADHLHHIQHNRLTAILSAMLREARDRADFSGARTEAMAIAALRATTEDVIAQDGEDLPAVRGRLMDGRQAAFYPGELPADPAALLHPARAGSETWLDGDYAIMNFAPAASTTRPGDGPPHIRLDRAAEFLIGDRL from the coding sequence ATGGGAATCGGCAAAAGGGTGATCGCGGGGCTGGGCCTTGGCGATCCGGTGATCCGACTGGGCGTCACGGGGCTGTCGCGGGCCGGCAAGACCGTCTTCATCACCTCGCTGGTGGCCAATCTGATGGATCGCGGCCGCATGCACGCGCTGCGCGCCGCCGCCGATGGCAGCCTCAAGGCGGCGTGGCTGCAACCGCAGCCCGACGATACCGTCCCGCGCTTCGATTTCGAACGCCATCTGGCGGCGCTGACCGGCCCCGACCCGCACTGGCCCGACAGCACCCGCCATGTCAGCCAGCTGCGCCTGTCCCTGCGGATCGAGGGGCGGGGCCTGTTTTCCGGCCTGACCGGGCCGCGCACGATCCATCTGGACATCGTCGATTATCCCGGCGAATGGCTGCTGGACCTGCGGCTGATGGAACGCGATTTCGGCGCCTGGTCGGACGAGGTCCTGACGCGGATCGAGGGGCGCCCCGGCGCCGACGCCTATACCGCCGCGCTGCGCGGCCTCGATGCCTCGCGGTTCGACGAACCGGTGGCGCAGCGACTGGCCGAAACCTATACCGCCCATCTTCAGGCCGCGCGCGAGGCGGGGTTTTCCGACTGCACCCCCGGCAGGTTCCTGATCCCGGGCGAGATGGCCGGCTCGCCCGCGCTGACATTCGCGCCGCTGCCGGCGGATCTGCGCGACGGCCGGCTGGCGCGCGAATTCCGCCGCCGCTTCGACGCCTACAAGTCGCGCGTGGTCAAGCCCTTCTTCCGCGACCATTTCGCCCGCATCGACCGGCAGGTGGTGCTGGTCGATGTGCTGGGCGCGATCCATCAGGGCCCGCGCGCGGTCGAGGACATGCGCCGCGCCATGGCCGACATCCTGACCGCGTTCCGCCCCGGCCGCGCCGGCTGGCTGGCGCAGATCCTGGGAACGCGGCGGGTCGAACGCATCCTGTTCGCCGCCACCAAGGCCGACCACCTGCATCACATCCAGCACAACCGCCTGACCGCGATCCTGTCGGCGATGCTGCGCGAGGCCCGCGACCGCGCCGATTTCAGCGGCGCGCGGACCGAGGCGATGGCCATCGCCGCCCTGCGCGCCACGACCGAGGACGTGATCGCCCAGGACGGCGAGGACCTGCCCGCCGTGCGCGGCCGGCTGATGGACGGGCGGCAGGCGGCGTTCTATCCCGGCGAACTGCCCGCCGATCCCGCCGCGCTGCTGCATCCCGCCCGCGCCGGGTCCGAGACATGGCTGGACGGCGATTACGCGATCATGAACTTTGCCCCCGCCGCCAGCACCACCCGCCCCGGCGACGGCCCGCCCCATATCCGGCTGGACCGCGCCGCCGAATTCCTGATCGGAGACCGGCTGTGA
- a CDS encoding I78 family peptidase inhibitor: MRTGFWMLGLISAAALAGCEPLPPATTPDPPADECGAAGYQGLIGQPRDVLSQMTFPIGTRVIGPDDAVTADFRPDRLNIEYGRTGRIDKIACY, from the coding sequence ATGCGCACCGGTTTCTGGATGCTTGGCCTGATTTCCGCCGCGGCTCTTGCGGGGTGCGAACCGCTGCCCCCGGCCACCACGCCCGACCCGCCCGCCGATGAATGCGGGGCGGCAGGCTATCAGGGGCTGATCGGGCAGCCGCGCGACGTGCTGTCGCAGATGACCTTTCCCATCGGCACCCGCGTGATCGGCCCCGACGACGCCGTGACCGCCGATTTCCGGCCCGACCGGCTGAACATCGAATATGGCCGCACCGGGCGGATCGACAAGATCGCCTGCTACTGA